The following proteins are co-located in the Pirellulales bacterium genome:
- a CDS encoding LD-carboxypeptidase: protein MTRTSDSSRPERLVPPALRSGDTIGVFAPAGVVPRERLERALARISARGFRVKTYGDLFRERGYLAGDDDARAAELNAALADPETTAVMPARGGYGCARLVDRLDYAAVRRRPKLVAGFSDLTAIHAALAAQTGLATLHSPNLVDGWGGEEPPTEWVEESFWQAAGLVSGVFGELTAPPPQAAAGLATLRSGVAEGPLIGGNAAVFAGLTGSPYMPDFAGAILFLEDVGERPYRLDRMLAQMRLAGLLDKLAGVLLGQFTDCDEAPDNPSLALSEVWDDYFGSLGVPVLAGYPTGHVRDNATLPLGTSVRIDATNQTVQCVAADARG, encoded by the coding sequence TCGTGCCGCGGGAAAGGCTTGAACGGGCCCTCGCGCGGATCAGCGCGCGGGGGTTCCGCGTGAAGACCTACGGCGACCTGTTTCGCGAGCGCGGCTACTTGGCGGGGGACGACGACGCCCGGGCGGCAGAGCTGAACGCGGCGCTGGCCGACCCTGAGACGACCGCCGTGATGCCGGCCCGCGGCGGTTACGGCTGCGCTCGGTTGGTGGATCGTCTCGACTACGCCGCGGTGCGCCGGCGGCCGAAACTCGTCGCGGGGTTCAGCGACCTCACGGCGATCCACGCTGCGCTGGCCGCGCAGACGGGACTGGCGACGCTTCACAGCCCGAACCTCGTCGACGGTTGGGGGGGCGAGGAGCCGCCGACGGAATGGGTCGAGGAGAGCTTCTGGCAAGCCGCGGGGCTCGTCAGCGGCGTCTTCGGAGAGCTAACGGCCCCGCCGCCGCAAGCTGCCGCGGGGTTGGCGACGCTGCGATCCGGCGTCGCCGAGGGGCCGCTCATCGGCGGCAACGCGGCGGTGTTTGCGGGACTGACGGGTTCGCCCTACATGCCCGATTTTGCCGGAGCGATCTTGTTTTTGGAGGACGTGGGCGAACGCCCCTATCGCCTCGATCGTATGCTCGCTCAGATGCGGCTGGCCGGGCTGCTCGACAAACTTGCCGGGGTCCTCCTGGGGCAGTTCACCGACTGCGACGAGGCCCCCGACAACCCGAGCCTGGCCCTGAGCGAGGTCTGGGACGACTACTTCGGCAGCCTGGGCGTCCCGGTACTCGCTGGCTATCCGACCGGCCACGTTCGCGATAACGCCACGCTCCCGCTGGGGACGTCGGTACGGATCGATGCGACGAACCAAACGGTGCAGTGCGTTGCGGCAGACGCCCGGGGCTAG
- a CDS encoding FAD-dependent oxidoreductase: protein MNANPPLPRTASARSFSRRDRFVAILAACSALAALAPEANGAAPDPPAVRMLDDYDVVIAGGTTAALAAALAAHDEGARVALLEPTDWIGGQLTASAVPAVDEAWHKIRDPQTDEVLVDVAGIARDPRNMTPVFRDMLAQVGNPGRGWVSRYCFEPLDLLRKHLQPLIDARRDRLDVYLNTVVKRVETDGDAIVSLTAIRRTPRAGVAAEGYDLLLSQDLAEWYSPADSARFTKEVLRFAARANSPAATVFLEATEWGDLFVLADAPYRQGCEPAEDAPDFDDTCGQATVFDFVEEFHAKPTDDDAPDPRIDGMGFGDYADRADAWNQIWTYRRIRGAAAAPGPGDLCLQNWGYSRRRAEGGNDYPFGYLFLSAQLAAAQRDDWQGGLDMSVLAAAEQRAFAWHQWFRRRAPAGIDPRQITLSRTVLGTRHGLAKLPYIRDTRRSVGLDGFVITYDDLAPPPQHGTGTRFPDRVALGAYAGDIHPLATCEYPQFAEHLRPTLPFYIPFRALTNAKYGNLLAAGKTMAQTFAANSAIRLHPIEWSSGTAAGVAAAMMAREGCDSRAALAAIDRLQQRVKKHTPIDYALDGHPAGSRP from the coding sequence ATGAACGCTAACCCCCCCCTGCCCCGCACCGCGTCAGCGCGATCGTTCAGCCGACGCGATCGATTTGTCGCGATCCTGGCGGCGTGTTCAGCGCTTGCGGCGCTTGCTCCCGAGGCAAACGGCGCCGCGCCTGACCCGCCTGCTGTGCGCATGCTCGACGATTACGACGTCGTGATCGCCGGCGGGACGACGGCCGCCCTGGCTGCGGCGCTCGCCGCCCATGACGAAGGCGCCCGAGTCGCCCTGCTTGAGCCGACCGACTGGATCGGCGGGCAACTGACCGCCAGCGCCGTGCCCGCCGTCGACGAGGCGTGGCACAAGATCCGCGACCCGCAGACCGACGAGGTGCTGGTCGACGTCGCGGGCATCGCCCGCGATCCGCGGAACATGACTCCCGTGTTTCGCGACATGCTGGCCCAAGTCGGCAACCCGGGGCGCGGCTGGGTGAGCCGGTACTGCTTCGAACCGCTCGACCTGCTTCGCAAACACCTGCAACCGCTGATCGACGCGCGGCGCGATCGGCTTGACGTCTATCTCAACACGGTCGTCAAACGGGTCGAGACCGATGGCGACGCGATCGTTTCCCTGACGGCCATCCGTCGCACGCCGCGCGCGGGCGTCGCCGCCGAGGGTTACGACCTGCTGCTGTCCCAAGATCTTGCCGAGTGGTACAGTCCGGCCGATTCGGCGCGGTTCACGAAAGAAGTCCTCCGCTTCGCCGCCCGAGCGAACTCCCCCGCGGCGACGGTGTTTCTGGAAGCGACCGAGTGGGGGGACCTGTTCGTACTCGCCGACGCCCCCTACCGCCAAGGGTGCGAGCCGGCCGAGGACGCCCCCGACTTCGACGACACCTGCGGGCAAGCGACCGTGTTCGACTTCGTCGAGGAGTTCCACGCCAAGCCGACCGACGACGACGCCCCCGACCCGCGGATCGACGGCATGGGCTTCGGCGACTACGCCGATCGGGCCGACGCCTGGAACCAGATCTGGACCTACCGCCGCATCCGGGGCGCCGCCGCGGCGCCGGGGCCGGGCGACCTTTGCCTGCAGAACTGGGGCTACTCGCGTCGCCGCGCCGAGGGGGGGAACGACTACCCGTTCGGCTATCTCTTCCTCAGCGCTCAACTGGCGGCCGCGCAGCGCGACGATTGGCAGGGAGGGCTCGACATGTCCGTCCTCGCGGCGGCCGAACAGCGGGCGTTCGCTTGGCACCAGTGGTTTCGGCGCCGCGCTCCCGCGGGAATCGACCCGCGGCAAATTACCCTGTCGCGCACCGTGCTCGGCACGAGGCATGGCTTGGCCAAGCTGCCGTACATCCGCGATACGCGCCGCTCGGTGGGACTCGACGGGTTCGTGATCACCTACGACGATCTCGCCCCGCCGCCGCAACACGGAACGGGGACGCGGTTCCCCGACCGCGTCGCGCTGGGGGCCTACGCCGGCGACATCCACCCGCTGGCCACCTGCGAGTACCCGCAGTTCGCCGAGCATCTGCGGCCGACGCTGCCGTTCTATATCCCGTTCCGCGCGCTCACGAACGCCAAGTACGGCAACCTGCTGGCCGCGGGGAAGACGATGGCCCAGACGTTCGCGGCGAACTCGGCCATCCGGCTCCACCCGATCGAATGGTCGAGCGGCACGGCCGCCGGCGTCGCCGCGGCGATGATGGCTCGCGAGGGGTGCGACTCACGCGCCGCGCTGGCAGCGATCGACCGACTGCAACAGCGCGTGAAGAAGCACACGCCGATCGACTACGCCCTCGACGGCCACCCGGCAGGGTCGAGGCCTTAG
- a CDS encoding DUF1343 domain-containing protein → MQRQVVRRPVADASTPEVLCGVDVLKRDGFRQLAGKRVGLITNHTGVDRTGKTTIDLLHEAPDVTLAAIFSPEHGIAGRLDQPDIGDAQHEPTGTPIYSLYGKTNRPAPAHLAELDVLAFDVQDVGTRFYTYVSTMGLAMEAAAEAEIMFVVLDRPNPIGGTAVEGPVRDPDGESFIAHHDIPVRHGMTAGELALMFAAERKVKVELLVVPVEGWRRGATWDRTGLVWINPSPNMRSLMQAMLYPGVGLLEFSNLSVGRGTDTPFEIIGAPWIEPRDLAASLNAAQVPGVRFIPVRFTPTASRFANQECGGVQLHVVNRNALAPVELGLTLACTLRKLYPETWEAEKMDRLLRHAAVLAAIRRGVPAPELRDLYESDLKRFRERRKEFLLYER, encoded by the coding sequence GTGCAACGGCAAGTCGTCCGGCGACCCGTTGCGGACGCCAGCACGCCCGAGGTGCTCTGCGGCGTCGACGTGTTGAAGCGGGACGGCTTTCGCCAACTGGCGGGCAAACGGGTCGGCCTGATCACCAATCACACGGGCGTCGATCGCACCGGGAAGACGACGATCGATTTGCTGCACGAGGCCCCGGACGTGACGCTCGCGGCCATCTTCAGCCCCGAGCACGGCATCGCCGGTCGGTTGGATCAGCCCGACATCGGCGACGCCCAGCACGAACCGACCGGCACGCCGATCTACAGCCTCTACGGCAAGACGAATCGCCCGGCGCCCGCGCACCTTGCGGAGCTCGACGTCTTGGCATTCGACGTTCAAGACGTGGGGACTCGGTTCTACACCTACGTGAGCACGATGGGACTGGCGATGGAAGCGGCGGCCGAGGCGGAGATCATGTTCGTCGTCCTCGATCGACCGAACCCGATCGGCGGGACGGCGGTCGAGGGACCGGTGCGCGACCCGGACGGCGAGTCGTTCATCGCTCACCACGACATCCCCGTGCGCCACGGCATGACTGCCGGCGAACTGGCCCTGATGTTCGCGGCCGAGCGCAAGGTGAAGGTCGAACTGCTCGTCGTGCCGGTCGAGGGTTGGCGCCGCGGCGCGACATGGGACCGCACGGGATTGGTCTGGATCAACCCCTCGCCGAACATGCGCTCGCTGATGCAGGCGATGCTGTACCCGGGGGTGGGGCTGTTGGAGTTCTCGAACCTGTCGGTCGGCCGCGGAACGGACACGCCGTTCGAGATCATCGGCGCCCCGTGGATCGAGCCGCGCGATCTGGCCGCGTCGCTCAACGCGGCGCAAGTCCCCGGAGTTCGATTCATCCCGGTTCGATTCACGCCGACGGCAAGCCGCTTCGCGAACCAAGAGTGCGGCGGCGTGCAACTGCACGTCGTCAATCGCAACGCCCTGGCGCCAGTCGAATTGGGGCTGACCCTGGCCTGCACGCTGCGCAAGCTCTACCCAGAGACGTGGGAAGCCGAGAAGATGGATCGGTTGCTGCGTCACGCCGCCGTGCTCGCTGCGATCCGGCGCGGCGTCCCGGCGCCGGAGCTGCGCGACCTGTACGAGTCCGACCTGAAGCGATTCCGCGAGCGTCGCAAGGAGTTCCTGCTCTATGAACGCTAA
- a CDS encoding sodium/solute symporter (Members of the Solute:Sodium Symporter (SSS), TC 2.A.21 as described in tcdb.org, catalyze solute:Na+ symport. Known solutes for members of the family include sugars, amino acids, nucleosides, inositols, vitamins, urea or anions, depending on the system.) has protein sequence MPVLAAVADRWNAPIPPVDAGVVLAYLAAIIGLGVWAGRGHKTTADYFLGGRSLPTWTILLSIVATETSTVTFLSIPGLTFAAKGDMTFLQITFGYIVGRIVAAVVLLPLYFRGELFTAYEVLQGRFGRPTRRFAAALFLVTRNVSDALRLYLTALVLREAVGMPFAICVLLIGAVTIAYTYFGGVKSVVWNDCLQFVVYVAGAAAALGVIVHRLPEGWGQLWEFGRTTGRLQVLDFTPTLLGGSMTFWAGVVGGGFLTAATHGTDQLTVQRLLSARNQRSATTALVASGLVVCAQFALFLIIGIALACFYATYPPPTPFGAADNDRAFASFIVNHLPQGLTGLTLAAVFAAAMSTLSSSLNSSATALVNDLLPVQLYRDALPERQLALGKFATAVFGAVQVGGAILANELGATTSVVNSVLMIAAFAMGPTLGLYMLAALAPRVQQRPALVGYVTGIVVLAWIARTTDVYWPWYAAIGALATFAIGVFRQWGEGPLAERARVQPVTGPDRS, from the coding sequence ATGCCGGTTCTCGCCGCCGTCGCCGACCGCTGGAACGCGCCGATCCCCCCCGTGGACGCGGGGGTCGTGCTGGCGTACCTGGCGGCCATCATCGGGCTGGGCGTCTGGGCGGGACGCGGTCACAAGACGACGGCCGATTACTTTCTCGGCGGACGTTCGCTGCCGACCTGGACCATCCTGCTGTCGATCGTCGCCACCGAGACGAGCACCGTGACGTTCCTCAGCATCCCGGGGCTGACGTTCGCGGCCAAGGGGGACATGACGTTCCTGCAGATCACCTTCGGCTACATCGTGGGGCGCATCGTCGCGGCCGTCGTGTTGCTGCCGCTCTACTTTCGCGGCGAATTGTTCACCGCGTACGAAGTGCTGCAAGGCCGGTTCGGCCGGCCGACGCGGCGGTTCGCTGCGGCGCTGTTTCTCGTCACCCGCAACGTCAGCGACGCCCTGCGACTGTATCTGACCGCGCTCGTGCTGCGCGAGGCGGTCGGGATGCCGTTTGCGATCTGCGTGCTTCTGATCGGCGCCGTGACGATCGCTTACACTTACTTCGGCGGCGTGAAGTCGGTCGTATGGAACGACTGCCTGCAGTTCGTCGTCTACGTCGCCGGCGCCGCGGCCGCGTTGGGCGTGATCGTCCACCGACTTCCCGAGGGCTGGGGACAGTTGTGGGAGTTCGGTCGGACGACCGGGCGGCTGCAAGTGCTCGATTTCACCCCCACGCTGCTCGGCGGGAGCATGACCTTCTGGGCCGGGGTGGTCGGCGGCGGATTTCTGACTGCCGCCACGCACGGCACAGACCAACTGACTGTGCAGCGCCTGCTGTCGGCTCGCAATCAGCGAAGCGCAACCACGGCGCTCGTCGCCAGCGGGCTGGTGGTGTGCGCCCAGTTCGCATTGTTCTTGATCATCGGTATCGCGCTGGCGTGCTTCTATGCGACCTACCCGCCGCCGACGCCGTTCGGCGCCGCGGACAACGATCGGGCGTTCGCCAGTTTCATCGTGAACCACCTGCCTCAAGGACTGACGGGACTCACGTTGGCGGCGGTGTTCGCCGCGGCGATGTCGACGTTGTCCAGTTCGCTCAATTCGTCGGCGACGGCGCTGGTGAACGACTTGCTCCCGGTGCAGCTCTACCGCGACGCTCTCCCCGAACGCCAACTCGCGCTGGGGAAGTTCGCCACGGCCGTGTTCGGCGCCGTGCAGGTCGGCGGGGCGATTCTGGCCAATGAACTTGGCGCCACGACCAGCGTCGTGAACAGCGTGCTGATGATCGCCGCGTTCGCCATGGGCCCGACTCTGGGTTTGTACATGCTCGCTGCGCTCGCGCCGCGCGTGCAGCAGCGACCGGCCCTGGTCGGTTACGTGACGGGGATCGTCGTGCTGGCCTGGATTGCCCGGACGACCGACGTGTATTGGCCCTGGTACGCCGCGATCGGGGCGCTCGCAACGTTTGCCATCGGCGTGTTTCGCCAATGGGGGGAAGGGCCGCTCGCGGAGCGCGCCCGCGTGCAACCTGTGACAGGACCCGATCGATCATGA